A window from Candidatus Paceibacterota bacterium encodes these proteins:
- a CDS encoding RNA polymerase sigma factor has product MTIERKISINKELTVAHHNYNKGLNSYALFKTQDGAVGEDMVQDTFLKTWKYLIKGGKINIMKAFLYHILNNLIIDEYRKRRNKATSLDTLLEKDFEVGDDNSEHLVNFLDGKKAILLIKQLPEVYKKVIRMRYVQDLSLKEMSLLTGQTKNALAVKVHRGLEKLKVLYGKGFSFIN; this is encoded by the coding sequence ATGACAATAGAAAGAAAAATATCAATAAACAAGGAATTGACCGTAGCTCACCATAACTACAATAAAGGTCTCAACTCGTATGCCCTTTTCAAAACACAAGACGGTGCCGTAGGCGAAGACATGGTGCAAGATACTTTTTTGAAAACTTGGAAATATCTCATAAAAGGAGGCAAAATTAACATAATGAAAGCTTTTCTTTATCATATTTTGAACAATCTAATAATTGATGAGTATCGTAAACGTAGGAATAAAGCTACTTCATTAGATACTCTCTTGGAAAAAGACTTTGAAGTCGGTGACGACAATTCTGAACATCTTGTGAATTTCTTGGATGGCAAAAAGGCGATCCTTCTCATCAAACAACTTCCAGAAGTATATAAAAAGGTGATACGTATGCGTTATGTGCAAGATTTATCACTCAAAGAAATGTCACTCCTGACAGGACAAACTAAAAATGCCTTGGCCGTAAAAGTACATCGTGGTCTAGAAAAGCTCAAAGTTTTGTATGGGAAAGGGTTCTCGTTTATTAATTAA
- a CDS encoding lmo0937 family membrane protein: MIWTLIIVLFVLWLLGFTFNFGGNLIHTLLVIALVALIIRLLS; this comes from the coding sequence ATGATCTGGACACTAATTATAGTTTTGTTTGTTCTCTGGCTTCTAGGATTCACCTTCAATTTTGGTGGAAACTTGATCCACACTCTTTTGGTAATAGCATTGGTAGCTCTTATCATCAGACTTCTTTCGTAA
- a CDS encoding cupredoxin domain-containing protein, translated as MKATILSIIVAVTLIAGALLLVRGGNTVTSGQVATNANNVSVIDGKQIIEITARGGYQPRKSIAKAGIPTVIRFNTNGTFDCSSYVRIPSMNISKALPQTGSTDIDIGVGKVGKLSGTCGMGMYPFEVEFTVSL; from the coding sequence ATGAAAGCAACCATTTTATCTATTATAGTCGCAGTTACCCTCATTGCAGGAGCTTTGTTATTGGTGAGAGGTGGTAATACGGTTACTTCAGGACAAGTTGCAACTAATGCAAATAATGTTTCTGTTATTGATGGAAAACAGATTATTGAAATAACCGCTAGAGGTGGTTATCAGCCTAGGAAAAGTATTGCAAAGGCAGGCATTCCTACTGTTATTAGGTTCAATACTAACGGGACTTTTGATTGTTCATCTTACGTACGTATTCCAAGTATGAATATTTCTAAAGCGTTACCACAGACTGGTTCTACTGATATTGATATTGGTGTGGGTAAGGTTGGTAAGCTTTCAGGAACATGTGGAATGGGTATGTATCCTTTTGAAGTTGAGTTTACTGTATCTCTTTAG
- a CDS encoding sulfite exporter TauE/SafE family protein, whose translation MKDYKNMQNKYKFHIHGMHCNACVLMTESELQDLPNVSYVKSDLGSHTVEIAGNFGNKTLEQIAEELTVPLKPHGYTVSVEKLVKKVDWSDFKIAVPIAFGFAVLFVVLQKIGLINMVSAGNVTYGTAFVIGIVASLSTCMAVVGGLLLSMSATFAKEGDKIKPQVMFHIGRIVSFFILGGIIGALGSAFTLNTSATFILSLIIGIVMLVLGINLLDVFPWAKRLQPSMPRFIAKHAHGVSKFNHTLTPLLVGTATFFLPCGFTQSMQLYTLTTGNFFTGGLTMLSFALGTLPVLALVSFSSFSIKNSSKSGIFFKSAGLVVIMFALFNLINSLVVVGIIPPVFNF comes from the coding sequence ATGAAAGATTATAAAAATATGCAAAATAAATATAAATTCCATATTCACGGTATGCATTGTAATGCTTGTGTCCTTATGACAGAAAGTGAGCTACAAGATTTACCAAATGTTAGTTATGTCAAATCAGATCTTGGTAGCCATACAGTTGAGATTGCTGGAAATTTTGGTAACAAAACATTAGAACAGATTGCAGAAGAATTGACTGTACCGCTCAAACCTCACGGTTATACGGTTTCTGTAGAAAAATTGGTCAAAAAAGTGGATTGGTCTGATTTCAAGATAGCAGTACCAATAGCTTTTGGTTTTGCTGTTTTATTTGTTGTCCTGCAAAAGATTGGTCTCATCAATATGGTAAGTGCTGGAAATGTTACTTATGGTACAGCTTTTGTGATAGGTATTGTCGCCTCACTCTCTACTTGCATGGCAGTTGTAGGTGGACTTTTACTTTCTATGTCTGCAACATTCGCAAAAGAAGGTGACAAGATCAAACCTCAAGTAATGTTCCATATTGGTCGTATAGTCTCCTTTTTTATTCTCGGTGGAATCATAGGTGCGCTCGGTTCGGCTTTTACTCTCAATACTTCTGCAACGTTTATTTTAAGTCTGATTATTGGTATTGTAATGCTTGTTTTGGGTATAAATCTTTTGGATGTTTTTCCTTGGGCCAAGAGGTTACAACCATCAATGCCAAGATTCATTGCCAAACATGCTCATGGTGTATCAAAATTCAACCATACACTCACACCGCTTTTGGTAGGTACTGCAACATTTTTCTTGCCTTGCGGATTCACTCAATCAATGCAACTTTATACTCTTACAACAGGGAATTTTTTTACCGGTGGTCTCACAATGTTATCTTTTGCTCTAGGTACTCTTCCTGTCCTTGCTTTGGTAAGTTTCAGTTCATTTAGTATTAAAAATAGTTCAAAATCAGGAATCTTTTTCAAGAGTGCTGGACTTGTAGTTATAATGTTTGCATTATTCAATCTGATAAATAGTCTGGTTGTTGTTGGGATTATTCCGCCAGTATTCAATTTTTAG
- a CDS encoding heavy metal translocating P-type ATPase: protein MQNKTYKVKGMHCASCASIIEKTFKKTDGVESVSVNYGTETVKLAFDNSKTNPESLSQKIEKLGYSLEIPMVTKSGMTTKNDSGHSSMGAKEMGMSEDEHAEHLGLNQSKKEKLAEIRDMKTKVISAIPLAVISVFIMTWDILAQSSLAPEMTFTVKEFFHHLLPVMATYILFVVGKPYLLGFYRFLRYGKANMDTLIGIGTVSAFSYSFIVTSFEEALRPFLNVDNTYYDVAIVVITFIALGKYLEARSKIKTGDAIEKLLNLQAKTALVIRDGKEIEISVNDVKHGDSIIVKPGTKIPVDGIITDGSSFVDESMVTGEPMPAQKKIGDNVTAGTMNTSGSFTFKATKVGSETLLAQIIKMVEEAQGSKAPIQALADKISSVFVPIVLVIAFLTLGTWLLLGTGPLGFSQALSFGLVSFVGVLVIACPCALGLATPTAIIVGVGKGAREGILIKDAATLEKLHKVDTVIVDKTGTITIGKPTLVDIANFSDLKDEEFVSILASLENKSEHPIAHAIVNYSKEKNIKISEVSNFEGIQGKGLKGSIAGSEYYVGNVKLIKDLGLSFDVSKIEQFTAQGKTPVILANKEKVLGFVMVADEIKPQSKQAISDLHKLGIKVVMLTGDDEKAAKYMAGLVGIHDVVAHVMPEDKLAKIKSLQSQGKIVAMAGDGVNDAPALAQADVGIAMDTGTDVAIESAGITLLGGDISKLVKAIKLSKMTMRGIKQNLFWAFIYNVIGIPLAAGVFYPIFGWLLNPVFAGLAMAFSSVSVVSNSLRIKAKKL, encoded by the coding sequence ATGCAAAATAAAACATATAAAGTAAAAGGAATGCACTGCGCTTCTTGTGCAAGTATTATAGAAAAGACTTTCAAAAAGACTGATGGGGTAGAATCTGTCTCTGTAAATTATGGTACAGAAACAGTTAAACTGGCTTTTGATAATTCAAAAACTAATCCAGAAAGCCTTTCTCAAAAGATAGAAAAATTGGGTTATTCCTTGGAGATTCCTATGGTAACAAAAAGTGGTATGACAACAAAAAATGATTCTGGCCATTCTTCTATGGGTGCAAAAGAAATGGGTATGTCAGAGGACGAGCATGCTGAGCATTTGGGCTTAAACCAATCAAAGAAAGAAAAATTAGCAGAGATCAGAGATATGAAGACGAAAGTCATATCAGCCATTCCTTTGGCCGTTATCAGTGTATTCATAATGACTTGGGATATTCTTGCACAATCCAGTTTGGCTCCGGAGATGACTTTTACTGTCAAAGAATTTTTCCATCATCTTTTGCCAGTTATGGCGACTTATATACTTTTTGTAGTTGGTAAGCCATACCTTCTTGGTTTTTATCGTTTTCTACGCTACGGCAAAGCCAATATGGACACTCTGATCGGTATTGGAACAGTTTCTGCATTCTCATATAGTTTTATAGTTACTTCTTTTGAAGAAGCTTTGAGACCTTTCTTGAATGTTGATAATACCTATTACGATGTCGCCATTGTTGTCATCACTTTTATCGCCCTTGGTAAATATTTAGAGGCTCGCTCAAAAATCAAAACTGGTGATGCTATAGAAAAACTTCTCAATCTTCAAGCAAAAACAGCTTTGGTTATCCGTGATGGTAAAGAAATAGAGATTTCAGTGAATGATGTGAAGCACGGGGATTCTATTATTGTTAAGCCGGGGACAAAGATTCCTGTGGACGGGATTATCACAGATGGTTCATCATTCGTAGATGAATCTATGGTTACTGGTGAACCCATGCCAGCCCAAAAGAAGATTGGTGACAATGTCACTGCTGGAACAATGAATACAAGTGGCTCATTTACATTCAAAGCCACCAAAGTTGGTTCAGAAACACTCCTTGCACAAATTATTAAAATGGTTGAAGAAGCTCAGGGTAGCAAAGCACCTATTCAAGCTCTTGCCGATAAAATCTCTAGTGTTTTCGTACCGATTGTACTTGTAATAGCTTTTCTTACTCTAGGAACATGGCTACTCCTTGGAACTGGTCCACTCGGATTTTCGCAAGCCTTATCTTTTGGCCTCGTCTCATTCGTAGGAGTTCTTGTCATTGCTTGTCCTTGTGCTCTTGGACTTGCTACACCGACAGCTATTATTGTGGGTGTTGGAAAAGGTGCTAGAGAAGGTATTTTGATAAAAGACGCTGCAACATTAGAAAAACTTCATAAAGTTGATACGGTCATTGTAGATAAGACGGGTACTATCACTATTGGTAAGCCCACTCTTGTTGATATCGCAAATTTTTCTGATTTGAAAGATGAAGAGTTTGTTTCCATCCTTGCTTCACTTGAAAATAAATCTGAACATCCTATTGCACACGCGATTGTAAATTATTCAAAAGAAAAAAATATAAAGATTAGCGAAGTTTCAAATTTTGAAGGTATTCAAGGTAAAGGTTTGAAAGGTTCTATTGCTGGTTCTGAATATTATGTTGGTAATGTAAAACTCATCAAAGATTTGGGATTATCTTTTGACGTTTCCAAGATTGAACAATTTACTGCACAAGGGAAGACGCCAGTTATTCTTGCAAATAAAGAAAAAGTACTCGGCTTTGTCATGGTAGCAGATGAGATAAAACCACAATCCAAGCAAGCCATATCGGATCTTCATAAACTTGGTATCAAAGTAGTTATGCTCACTGGAGATGATGAAAAGGCTGCAAAATACATGGCAGGACTTGTGGGTATTCACGATGTTGTCGCTCATGTAATGCCAGAAGATAAATTGGCAAAGATAAAATCATTACAATCGCAAGGGAAAATAGTAGCAATGGCAGGTGATGGTGTGAACGATGCTCCAGCATTGGCTCAGGCCGATGTTGGTATCGCTATGGATACTGGTACTGATGTGGCAATAGAGTCAGCCGGCATCACTTTGCTTGGAGGAGATATCTCAAAGCTTGTGAAGGCAATAAAACTTTCAAAGATGACTATGAGAGGTATAAAACAAAATTTATTCTGGGCATTTATTTATAATGTCATAGGTATTCCTTTGGCAGCTGGTGTATTTTATCCAATATTTGGTTGGTTATTGAATCCAGTTTTTGCAGGATTGGCGATGGCATTTTCAAGTGTTTCGGTGGTGTCAAATTCATTAAGAATTAAAGCTAAAAAATTATAA
- a CDS encoding metal-sensitive transcriptional regulator: MNPSKQKLIDRLKVIEGQVHGLRNMLVKDTYCIDVISQTSAVKRALSSVEDSLMENHLNTCVVKQIKGGKQSIAVDEILKVYRLKRK; encoded by the coding sequence ATGAACCCATCAAAACAGAAATTGATAGATAGATTGAAAGTCATTGAAGGACAAGTACATGGTCTTAGGAACATGTTAGTAAAAGATACGTATTGTATTGATGTTATAAGTCAGACCTCTGCAGTAAAGAGAGCTCTCTCTAGTGTAGAAGATTCTCTCATGGAAAATCACTTGAATACTTGTGTTGTAAAACAGATCAAAGGAGGAAAACAAAGTATTGCAGTTGATGAAATTCTCAAAGTTTATCGCCTCAAGCGCAAATAA
- a CDS encoding class F sortase → MNVKEDRYSQGLNNKKLVEIGGIATSTTVVPVDLEVSVSGIPTRIKIPTIGVDTLIESVGLTSKGAVAVPKGPVNAGWFNLGPRPGEKGNAVIVGHYGWKDGVSAVFDNLDKLRGGDRVYVEDENGVVVTFVVRKSRVYGENEDVPEAFGLGDGKVHLNLITCGGVWNKAEKSYSTRLVVFMDRESGNDSLKISD, encoded by the coding sequence ATGAATGTTAAAGAAGATCGGTATTCACAAGGTCTTAATAATAAAAAGTTGGTTGAAATCGGTGGCATTGCCACTTCAACTACGGTCGTTCCAGTAGATCTTGAAGTATCAGTCTCAGGGATTCCTACTCGCATCAAAATCCCAACGATAGGCGTTGATACTCTTATTGAATCCGTAGGTCTCACATCAAAAGGTGCTGTGGCTGTACCAAAGGGTCCAGTGAATGCGGGGTGGTTCAATCTCGGTCCACGTCCGGGAGAAAAAGGTAATGCAGTTATCGTTGGTCATTATGGTTGGAAAGATGGGGTATCGGCGGTTTTTGATAATTTAGATAAGTTGAGGGGGGGAGATAGGGTTTATGTTGAAGATGAAAATGGGGTAGTCGTTACTTTTGTTGTACGTAAATCACGAGTCTATGGTGAGAATGAAGATGTGCCAGAAGCTTTTGGTCTTGGTGATGGAAAAGTGCATTTGAATCTCATAACTTGTGGTGGTGTTTGGAATAAAGCTGAAAAAAGTTATTCTACGAGGTTGGTGGTTTTTATGGATAGGGAGAGTGGTAACGATTCTTTGAAGATTAGTGATTGA
- a CDS encoding GAF domain-containing sensor histidine kinase: MKLSISKKIALLNQTTLESFADTYPEEIIKRFTETGLKILGADFSFTWWKDLKTLKYHLIYKSPNTPYEPKLPKRNGGKTKKDKPGKPLFVERIVKENYEKEFHIRPYMKSYVIIPVIYKENLYGNVIMCFKKEHIFLEEEKELAVSLGNATAKAVTIHRLKEKEQEVLLASAKQEVQLKEERLKNEFIANATHEIRTPLAIIRGNADLALLRCKEVPACTAKALKAINHEVEHLSEIISNLTLMISSDTSLKENTAFTEVDLLKIIKNTIKRCKTLADKKNISVKMVNTDDAVISGDEANLRKLFLNLIRNGINYGKVGGWIKVDIKREGNFVKIKVEDNGIGISKDDLPYIFNRFYRVDRSHSPDGNSVGLGLPIVKWIVEAHSGSIEVESILGKGTIFIVTLPTLKIH, from the coding sequence ATGAAATTATCAATTTCAAAAAAGATAGCGTTACTCAACCAAACTACATTGGAGTCTTTTGCGGATACTTATCCTGAGGAGATAATCAAACGTTTTACAGAAACTGGCCTAAAGATTTTAGGTGCCGACTTTAGTTTTACTTGGTGGAAAGATTTGAAGACGTTGAAGTATCACTTGATTTATAAAAGTCCAAATACACCATATGAACCGAAGTTACCAAAGAGGAATGGTGGCAAGACCAAGAAAGATAAACCTGGAAAACCGTTGTTTGTTGAACGTATTGTAAAAGAAAATTATGAAAAAGAATTTCATATAAGACCATATATGAAGAGTTACGTTATCATACCGGTTATTTATAAGGAAAATTTATATGGCAATGTGATCATGTGTTTCAAAAAAGAGCATATTTTTCTTGAAGAAGAGAAGGAATTGGCAGTCTCTTTGGGTAATGCGACAGCCAAAGCTGTCACTATACATCGTCTAAAAGAAAAAGAACAAGAAGTCTTACTTGCTTCTGCTAAACAGGAAGTTCAGTTGAAAGAAGAACGATTGAAGAATGAATTTATAGCAAATGCCACTCATGAAATACGTACCCCGCTCGCTATCATAAGGGGTAATGCTGACCTTGCCTTGCTTCGATGTAAAGAAGTTCCAGCTTGTACGGCAAAAGCCCTAAAAGCTATCAATCATGAGGTAGAACATCTTTCTGAAATCATTTCCAATTTAACGCTTATGATCTCAAGTGATACGTCCCTTAAAGAGAATACTGCTTTTACAGAGGTGGATTTGTTAAAAATTATCAAAAATACTATAAAGAGGTGTAAGACTCTGGCTGATAAGAAAAATATATCTGTGAAAATGGTAAACACAGATGACGCTGTTATTTCTGGTGATGAAGCCAATCTCAGGAAACTCTTTTTGAACCTTATTAGAAATGGTATCAACTATGGCAAAGTCGGGGGATGGATCAAAGTGGATATCAAAAGGGAAGGGAATTTTGTAAAAATAAAAGTTGAAGATAATGGTATCGGTATAAGTAAAGATGACCTACCTTATATATTCAATCGTTTCTATAGAGTAGATAGGTCTCACAGTCCTGACGGAAACAGCGTTGGATTGGGTCTGCCTATAGTCAAATGGATAGTGGAAGCTCATTCTGGATCAATAGAAGTAGAGAGTATTTTGGGAAAAGGAACTATCTTCATTGTAACATTGCCTACATTAAAAATACATTAA
- a CDS encoding response regulator transcription factor, whose protein sequence is MIILIIEDEKKLADVLKRALKTENYSTDCAFDGEEGLQKAVKNNYDLIILDIMLPKKDGVEICRELRVNHIHTPIIMLTAKGTHEDRVIGLNAGADDYLLKPFGMNELFARIRAVLRRRKTTDSDILTISDLIVDRVRHEVTRAGRIIRLTPKEYKLLGVLLNHRGEAISRKRLIDSIWKPDHSENNNELNVHVRYLRRKIDGKGQKPLIHTIRGVGFVVKE, encoded by the coding sequence ATGATAATACTAATAATTGAAGACGAGAAGAAATTAGCAGATGTTTTGAAAAGAGCTCTGAAGACTGAGAATTATTCTACAGATTGTGCTTTTGATGGAGAAGAAGGTTTACAGAAGGCTGTAAAAAATAATTATGACCTTATCATCTTGGATATAATGCTTCCAAAGAAAGATGGTGTAGAAATTTGTAGGGAATTGCGTGTAAATCATATTCATACTCCTATAATAATGCTTACTGCAAAAGGTACTCATGAAGATAGGGTGATAGGTCTTAACGCTGGTGCAGATGATTATTTGCTTAAACCTTTCGGTATGAATGAACTTTTTGCTCGTATCAGAGCAGTTTTGCGTAGAAGAAAAACTACTGATTCAGATATTTTAACTATTTCAGATTTGATTGTAGACAGGGTTAGACATGAGGTTACAAGAGCTGGGAGGATTATCAGGCTTACTCCAAAAGAGTACAAACTACTTGGAGTTTTACTCAACCATCGCGGTGAAGCCATCAGTAGGAAGAGGCTTATAGATAGTATTTGGAAACCAGATCATTCTGAAAATAATAATGAGCTCAATGTTCATGTAAGATATTTGCGCAGGAAGATTGACGGCAAAGGTCAAAAACCACTTATTCACACAATACGCGGAGTTGGTTTTGTGGTTAAGGAGTAA
- a CDS encoding nickel-dependent hydrogenase large subunit, translated as MHRIDLRLDHITKIEGDASMDVVVEDGKVTNVKFAIVEYKRFFTTAMKGKSIVAIPAHLARICGTCSNAHVMAAIMACENALGIEVTPQTKLLRKLTMHGLMIRDHALHLYLFVMPDMYSKDAFLDFDDTDPVQHQLLHDGFDIKASGNHLAQIIAGRSVHATFPVMGGFLQFPSAEAGAQSIAELEAVRPAVLRLIEIFKNAPFHLDRKTKYMALVPDDTFGYIGGKIITDKGEVYEQKDFRSHLEHVVLPYSQASAYTYKGESYMVGALARINLAKDKLHPNTKESAVEALKLFPSTDIYHNNLAQAIEILHGIDESIDILSNNVFKPEPIVKVPMKAGVGIGVIEAPRGTLYHKVVIDDKGIVLDGEVIVPTGQNQVNIERDVGVLVEELIGKMPEDKINPEIEKLIRAYDPCMSCGAHFLKVNWKGKK; from the coding sequence ATGCACCGCATAGACCTACGCTTGGATCATATAACAAAAATAGAAGGCGACGCCTCCATGGACGTTGTGGTTGAAGATGGAAAAGTGACAAATGTGAAGTTTGCTATTGTTGAATACAAGAGATTTTTCACTACAGCTATGAAAGGAAAGAGTATTGTAGCTATTCCAGCTCACCTAGCTCGTATTTGTGGCACATGCTCCAACGCTCACGTCATGGCCGCTATTATGGCCTGTGAGAATGCTTTGGGTATAGAAGTCACTCCGCAAACAAAACTTTTACGTAAGCTTACTATGCACGGTCTTATGATTCGTGACCATGCTTTGCATTTATATTTATTTGTAATGCCAGATATGTATAGTAAAGATGCATTTCTGGATTTTGATGATACGGATCCAGTCCAACATCAGTTATTACACGATGGTTTTGATATCAAAGCTTCGGGCAATCATTTGGCTCAGATCATTGCTGGGCGTAGCGTTCATGCAACTTTTCCAGTTATGGGAGGATTTTTACAATTTCCTTCAGCTGAAGCAGGGGCACAGTCTATTGCAGAATTGGAAGCTGTTCGTCCAGCCGTCTTGCGTCTCATAGAAATATTCAAGAACGCACCTTTTCATCTAGATAGAAAAACAAAATACATGGCTTTGGTGCCAGATGATACTTTTGGCTACATTGGTGGAAAAATCATTACAGACAAAGGTGAAGTCTACGAGCAAAAAGATTTTCGTTCACATTTGGAGCATGTGGTTTTACCATATTCACAGGCTTCTGCATATACATACAAAGGTGAGAGCTATATGGTTGGTGCATTGGCCAGAATAAACTTGGCAAAAGATAAGTTACATCCAAATACCAAGGAGTCTGCTGTGGAAGCTTTGAAATTATTCCCATCAACGGATATTTATCATAACAATCTTGCGCAGGCTATAGAAATACTCCACGGTATAGATGAGTCTATAGATATACTTTCAAATAATGTTTTCAAACCAGAGCCGATAGTGAAAGTCCCTATGAAAGCTGGTGTTGGTATAGGTGTCATAGAAGCACCTCGAGGAACGCTTTATCATAAGGTTGTAATAGATGACAAGGGAATTGTGTTAGATGGTGAAGTCATAGTTCCTACTGGTCAAAATCAAGTCAATATTGAACGTGATGTCGGTGTTTTGGTAGAAGAGTTGATTGGCAAAATGCCAGAGGACAAAATCAATCCTGAAATTGAAAAATTGATTCGTGCTTACGATCCTTGTATGAGTTGCGGCGCACACTTTTTGAAGGTTAATTGGAAAGGGAAGAAGTAA
- a CDS encoding class I SAM-dependent methyltransferase, with the protein MKDNNEYFKKWYLHLTLDDKRIGAEQTKKETDFIKSVLNLKKGSKILDLCCGHGRHAVLLANDFDVTGQDLDQNALNMLSDTATKEKVRIKTICSDMRIIPNINEFEAVIMMYSSFGYFSDDEENEKVMKSVNKSLKPGGLFLFDIRNKNLTLKYSTQKTWEEKNDSFRLYNSSFDEKTNLAVMNITIIQKGSNVVEKTSFILKLYSLEQIKAMLEKNGFKLIKVFGDTTLAKEFNPETSKRMVFLAKKGSL; encoded by the coding sequence ATGAAAGATAACAATGAATATTTCAAAAAATGGTATCTACACCTAACTTTAGATGACAAAAGAATAGGTGCTGAACAAACTAAAAAAGAGACGGATTTTATAAAATCTGTCCTTAACTTAAAGAAAGGATCAAAAATTCTAGATTTGTGTTGCGGTCACGGGAGACACGCAGTTTTGTTAGCAAATGATTTTGATGTTACTGGACAAGATCTAGATCAAAATGCATTGAATATGTTATCCGACACCGCTACAAAAGAAAAGGTTCGTATCAAAACAATATGCTCTGATATGCGAATAATTCCAAATATTAACGAGTTTGAAGCTGTTATTATGATGTATTCATCATTCGGATATTTTAGCGATGATGAAGAAAATGAAAAAGTTATGAAATCAGTAAACAAATCCCTAAAACCAGGTGGTCTATTTCTATTTGATATAAGAAATAAAAATCTTACATTAAAATACTCCACTCAAAAGACGTGGGAAGAAAAAAATGACTCATTTAGGTTATATAATTCAAGTTTTGATGAAAAAACAAATTTAGCTGTTATGAACATAACTATAATTCAGAAAGGTAGCAACGTAGTTGAAAAAACATCTTTCATTTTGAAGCTCTATAGTCTAGAACAAATAAAGGCTATGCTAGAAAAAAATGGCTTCAAATTAATCAAAGTTTTTGGTGATACCACGTTAGCTAAAGAATTTAATCCAGAAACTAGCAAAAGAATGGTATTTTTAGCAAAAAAGGGTAGCCTATAG